The following are from one region of the Vulgatibacter sp. genome:
- a CDS encoding polysaccharide biosynthesis/export family protein: MRSLRWAMWLVAVVSLAGCASGHKPLETKPETEYRLGSEDVVEVMVFQSEDLSRTVPVRPDGKISLPLLGDVEARGLTTAELARKIEGSYAEYVQAPRVTVIVREVNAPRVYVIGEVARPGAYPIRGDLDVVQALALAGGLGDFASRGSIVLIRRGAEGDVRTTLDYDELIEDDEQGHMPRLLPGDTLYVP; the protein is encoded by the coding sequence ATGCGGAGTCTACGCTGGGCGATGTGGTTGGTGGCGGTGGTGTCGCTGGCCGGTTGCGCCTCGGGCCACAAGCCGCTCGAGACGAAGCCCGAGACCGAGTACCGCCTCGGCAGCGAGGACGTGGTCGAGGTGATGGTCTTCCAGTCGGAGGACCTCTCCCGCACCGTCCCCGTGCGGCCGGATGGAAAGATCTCCCTCCCGCTCCTCGGTGACGTCGAGGCGCGGGGGCTGACCACGGCGGAGCTCGCCAGGAAGATCGAGGGCAGCTACGCCGAGTACGTGCAGGCGCCGCGGGTCACCGTGATCGTGCGCGAGGTGAACGCACCGCGGGTCTACGTGATCGGCGAGGTGGCCCGGCCCGGCGCCTACCCGATCCGCGGCGACCTCGACGTGGTGCAGGCGCTCGCGCTCGCAGGCGGCCTGGGCGATTTCGCCAGCCGCGGGAGCATCGTGCTCATCCGCCGCGGCGCCGAAGGCGACGTGCGCACCACCCTCGATTACGACGAACTCATCGAAGACGACGAGCAGGGCCACATGCCCCGCCTGCTGCCGGGCGACACCCTCTACGTGCCGTAA
- a CDS encoding DUF4962 domain-containing protein: protein MARTLHRTLAALVALVVCFWAGGARAANHPSLLFGPADVPAIRAALDGPLRQVKSALEAGVHFPFVGDYPRTPDLNWQYYSDRRAIADSLLAFAFGAAILDPASSTGREANELALNYLRGVCNYSDWVFADSQDGTAPDLNSAHFLFGVAVAYDWLYDRLSETDRQRCRDRVAIEGEKMFQATKNAWWVPEYLQNHNWINHASLGMAALAFDGEISRDTAAWLAAAKANSEKVQYVLDLIHGGTWHEGTGYLHYGLDSLIPFGVALERAGKGPDYGDSQAVRDYAALRMQMMPPALAHRREYVLWGDFSGLQNENSLLPLFYAGRKYRDGRAMWYADQFLAGQTAGRGGLTSWPPGQRGMLLAALLYDASVTPVPPTRVGGAWELDHYAHDLSLFTSRSGWEDGGTLLALKSGVFGGWGNFERMSTNGWPGGSINFGHDHADDMGLQFFADGEWLTTRVPGYWIGRNNGAPEVNRTKYANSLLVDGSGQLGEGVRTCWMGSCTWFFSRKGSIPLRGSTSNFSYALGAGSQLYDPALGLTGFGRSVLFLDRRFPVVRDVVRGNQSRRYEITWHAADAASRDGNWLRLNAKNDRVLGVKVVAPASFETRTEAQTATHLSKFDSDGSMTAMMVRPTTQSQNATFLSALVPARGSNWSARPTVQPIDAQVPDRGLVIDGLPGGERYEVVFNDAPEETSAAGGIAVTGMAGVRKVRDGVVERAMLAAGQRLEIDGAVWIEVLDGTRASIEVEPGADRLAISGEERSVRLYAPGASRVTWNGVDVAFDRDGDFVVLPGTDDGGGAGGGGGAGGAGGAGGAGGQGGSGGAGGAGGCIVPEVIDAGGSSSKGAAPSQVAPPASSIEAGAGGAGGSGGRPAPDVEGGCDPTDEPEPNVPPKKKKKFLGCSSAEGSAAPAGLAIAALGLWLTKRRRLAPVRVRTRR from the coding sequence ATGGCGAGAACCCTGCACCGCACGCTGGCAGCCCTGGTGGCCCTGGTCGTCTGCTTCTGGGCCGGCGGCGCCCGGGCGGCGAACCACCCGAGCCTTCTCTTCGGCCCCGCCGACGTCCCCGCGATCCGCGCGGCCCTCGACGGACCGCTGCGGCAGGTCAAGAGCGCGCTCGAAGCCGGCGTGCACTTTCCTTTCGTCGGGGATTACCCGAGAACGCCGGATCTGAACTGGCAATATTACAGCGACCGCCGCGCCATCGCCGACTCGCTCCTCGCCTTCGCGTTCGGCGCCGCGATCCTCGATCCCGCCAGCTCGACCGGCAGGGAGGCGAACGAGCTGGCGCTCAACTACCTTCGCGGCGTGTGCAACTACTCGGATTGGGTCTTCGCCGACAGCCAGGACGGCACCGCGCCGGACCTCAACTCCGCCCACTTCCTCTTCGGCGTCGCCGTCGCCTACGACTGGCTCTACGACCGGCTCTCCGAGACCGACCGCCAGCGTTGCCGCGACCGCGTCGCCATCGAAGGCGAGAAGATGTTCCAGGCGACGAAGAACGCCTGGTGGGTGCCCGAGTACCTGCAGAACCACAACTGGATCAACCACGCCTCGCTCGGCATGGCGGCCCTCGCCTTCGACGGCGAGATCTCCCGCGACACCGCCGCGTGGCTCGCTGCTGCCAAGGCCAACTCGGAGAAGGTGCAGTACGTCCTCGACCTGATCCATGGCGGCACCTGGCACGAGGGCACGGGCTACCTGCACTACGGCCTCGACTCCCTCATCCCCTTCGGCGTCGCGCTCGAGCGCGCGGGCAAGGGCCCCGACTACGGCGATAGCCAGGCGGTGCGCGACTACGCTGCGCTGCGCATGCAGATGATGCCGCCGGCGCTCGCGCATCGGCGCGAGTACGTGCTCTGGGGCGACTTCTCCGGCCTGCAGAACGAGAACTCGCTGCTGCCCCTCTTCTACGCCGGCCGCAAATACCGGGACGGCCGCGCGATGTGGTACGCGGACCAGTTCCTCGCCGGCCAGACCGCCGGACGCGGCGGCCTCACCTCCTGGCCCCCCGGGCAGCGCGGCATGCTGCTCGCCGCCCTGCTCTACGACGCCAGCGTCACCCCGGTCCCGCCCACCCGCGTCGGCGGCGCCTGGGAGCTCGACCACTACGCCCACGATCTCTCGCTCTTCACCTCCCGCAGCGGCTGGGAGGATGGCGGCACCCTGCTCGCGCTCAAGAGCGGCGTCTTCGGCGGCTGGGGCAACTTCGAGCGGATGAGCACCAACGGCTGGCCCGGGGGCTCGATCAACTTCGGCCACGATCACGCCGACGACATGGGCCTGCAGTTCTTCGCCGACGGCGAGTGGCTCACCACCCGCGTCCCCGGCTACTGGATCGGCCGCAACAACGGCGCCCCCGAGGTGAACCGGACCAAATACGCCAACTCGCTCCTCGTCGACGGCAGCGGCCAGCTCGGCGAAGGCGTGCGCACCTGCTGGATGGGCTCGTGCACCTGGTTCTTCTCGCGGAAGGGATCGATCCCGCTCCGCGGCTCGACCAGCAACTTCTCCTACGCCCTCGGCGCCGGCAGCCAGCTCTACGATCCGGCCCTCGGCCTCACCGGCTTCGGTCGCTCGGTGCTCTTCCTCGATCGCCGCTTCCCCGTGGTGCGCGACGTGGTCCGCGGCAACCAGAGCCGCAGGTACGAAATCACCTGGCACGCGGCGGACGCGGCGAGCCGCGACGGCAACTGGCTCCGGCTCAATGCCAAGAACGATCGCGTCCTCGGCGTGAAGGTGGTCGCCCCCGCTTCCTTCGAGACCCGCACCGAAGCGCAGACCGCGACCCACCTTTCGAAATTCGACAGCGACGGCTCGATGACCGCGATGATGGTGCGGCCCACGACGCAATCGCAGAACGCCACCTTCCTCTCCGCCCTCGTGCCCGCCCGCGGCTCGAATTGGAGCGCGCGGCCCACGGTGCAGCCGATCGACGCGCAGGTGCCCGACCGCGGCCTCGTGATCGACGGCCTGCCCGGCGGCGAGCGCTACGAGGTGGTCTTCAACGACGCGCCCGAGGAGACGAGCGCTGCAGGCGGGATCGCCGTCACCGGCATGGCCGGCGTGCGCAAGGTGCGCGACGGCGTGGTGGAGCGCGCGATGCTCGCAGCGGGGCAGCGCCTCGAGATCGACGGCGCCGTCTGGATCGAGGTCCTCGACGGGACGCGGGCGAGCATCGAGGTGGAGCCCGGCGCGGACCGCCTGGCCATCTCCGGCGAGGAGCGGTCGGTGCGGCTCTACGCGCCCGGCGCGAGCCGCGTCACCTGGAACGGCGTGGACGTGGCCTTCGATCGCGACGGTGACTTCGTCGTCCTCCCGGGCACCGATGACGGCGGCGGCGCCGGCGGAGGCGGTGGCGCTGGCGGTGCCGGTGGCGCTGGCGGTGCCGGTGGCCAGGGCGGCAGCGGCGGCGCAGGTGGCGCCGGCGGTTGCATCGTACCGGAGGTGATCGACGCCGGCGGCAGCAGCAGCAAGGGTGCCGCTCCGTCGCAGGTCGCGCCCCCGGCCTCGTCGATCGAGGCGGGCGCCGGCGGAGCCGGTGGATCCGGTGGCCGCCCCGCCCCCGACGTCGAAGGAGGCTGCGACCCGACCGACGAGCCGGAGCCGAACGTGCCGCCGAAGAAGAAGAAGAAGTTCCTCGGCTGCAGCAGCGCCGAAGGCAGCGCTGCCCCCGCGGGCCTCGCCATCGCCGCGCTGGGTCTCTGGCTCACGAAGCGGCGGCGCCTCGCCCCGGTGCGCGTGCGCACGCGGCGGTAG
- a CDS encoding CpsD/CapB family tyrosine-protein kinase, with protein sequence MDAKAIQVPAAFDGSVDPRVVSLVDPNGAAAEQFRLLHLRLDKTRAQRPLAVVALTSAVAGEGKTVTAANLAACAARRGRRVALLDCDLRRPRIAGLFGIDEGPGIAAVLGGRCRLEDAIRIGPERLTIVPAGAAPDDPGSLFSGTAFRAAIERLRGTHDEIYVDLPPALPFADAMAAANEADGVVVVVRNNETRAELVEEAVGILAGAQLIGCVLTGCEEGAAAYRKYYGKR encoded by the coding sequence ATGGACGCCAAGGCAATCCAGGTACCTGCTGCATTCGACGGCAGCGTCGATCCCCGGGTGGTTTCGCTCGTCGATCCCAACGGCGCGGCTGCGGAGCAGTTCCGGCTGCTGCACCTCCGGCTCGACAAGACCCGGGCACAGCGCCCCCTCGCGGTGGTGGCCCTCACTTCGGCAGTCGCCGGTGAGGGGAAGACCGTGACCGCTGCGAACCTCGCAGCCTGCGCCGCGCGCCGCGGACGCCGCGTGGCGCTGCTCGATTGCGACCTCCGCAGGCCGCGGATCGCGGGGCTCTTCGGCATCGACGAGGGCCCCGGCATCGCCGCGGTCCTCGGCGGTCGCTGCCGCCTCGAGGATGCGATCCGCATCGGGCCCGAGCGGCTCACCATCGTACCCGCGGGCGCTGCGCCCGACGACCCGGGCAGCCTCTTCTCGGGCACCGCGTTCCGCGCCGCAATCGAGCGGCTGCGCGGCACCCACGACGAGATCTACGTCGACCTGCCGCCGGCGCTGCCCTTCGCCGACGCGATGGCAGCCGCCAACGAGGCGGACGGGGTGGTGGTGGTGGTGCGCAACAACGAGACCCGCGCCGAGCTGGTCGAGGAAGCGGTCGGCATCCTGGCCGGTGCGCAGCTCATCGGCTGCGTGCTGACCGGCTGCGAGGAGGGCGCAGCCGCCTACCGCAAGTACTACGGCAAGCGCTGA
- a CDS encoding TIGR03013 family XrtA/PEP-CTERM system glycosyltransferase has translation MARFLNHSYPGRKALLFVVEQSTVLAAACFGAAATAALAGGAARQDGVAPIPRVAAALAEGPMAAQQVLTQAFFSIGTAALLQLPAALPWALGATLVSAAALYVADLYDLRRAVADRTHGGRRTLVALLAVALCLGIVAAPGGIEARAAALGAALAAAVAVVSLRLALPAFVGPPRRLLVLGAGKRAHEMAMTLLREAEDRVEVAGFLPLPGAEGVVPVDRVLPAGGNIVEAAQRAKADWIVLAVEDPRDRVPAEDLAAARLAGITCFTPAMLSERLLRRIPVEGLRASEVAFSEGFRQSAFHRLVKRTIDVTAAGVGLVLAAPLLALAAAAIKLDSSGPLFYSQERIGLHGKPFRITKLRTMRVDAEASGAQWAQADDPRVTRVGKLLRKTRVDEIPQLVAVLKGDMSLVGPRPERPFFVEQLKAVIPWYAAREAVPPGVTGWAQLRYPYGASIEESKAKLEYDLYYIKNGSAFLDIAILFHTVRHVLTGRGAR, from the coding sequence ATGGCGCGGTTTCTCAATCACTCGTACCCCGGTCGCAAGGCACTGCTCTTCGTGGTGGAGCAGTCGACGGTGCTCGCTGCGGCGTGCTTCGGCGCCGCAGCGACGGCGGCGCTCGCAGGTGGTGCGGCGCGGCAGGATGGCGTGGCGCCGATCCCGCGGGTCGCGGCGGCCCTCGCCGAGGGTCCCATGGCGGCGCAGCAGGTGCTCACCCAGGCCTTCTTCAGCATCGGCACCGCTGCGCTGCTGCAGCTGCCCGCTGCATTGCCCTGGGCGCTGGGCGCGACCCTGGTGAGCGCCGCCGCGCTCTACGTGGCGGACCTCTACGACCTGCGCCGCGCCGTCGCCGACCGCACCCACGGCGGCAGGCGGACGCTGGTGGCGCTGCTCGCGGTGGCGCTCTGCCTCGGGATCGTGGCGGCGCCCGGCGGTATCGAGGCCAGGGCCGCTGCCCTCGGCGCCGCCCTCGCCGCTGCGGTGGCGGTGGTCTCGCTGCGGCTCGCGCTACCCGCCTTCGTCGGTCCGCCCCGCCGGCTCCTCGTCCTCGGCGCCGGCAAGCGGGCCCACGAGATGGCGATGACGCTCCTGCGCGAAGCGGAGGACCGGGTGGAGGTGGCGGGCTTCCTGCCGCTGCCCGGCGCCGAGGGCGTGGTCCCCGTCGATCGGGTGCTCCCCGCAGGCGGCAACATCGTCGAGGCGGCGCAGCGCGCGAAGGCCGATTGGATCGTGCTGGCGGTGGAGGATCCCAGGGACCGGGTGCCCGCGGAGGACCTCGCCGCTGCGCGCCTCGCCGGCATCACCTGCTTCACGCCGGCGATGCTCTCCGAGCGGCTCCTGCGCCGCATCCCGGTGGAGGGGCTGCGCGCCTCCGAGGTCGCCTTCTCGGAGGGCTTTCGCCAGTCGGCCTTCCACCGCCTGGTGAAGCGCACCATCGACGTCACCGCTGCGGGCGTCGGGCTCGTCCTCGCCGCACCGCTCCTCGCGCTCGCTGCCGCCGCCATCAAGCTCGACTCGAGCGGCCCGCTCTTCTACAGCCAGGAGCGGATCGGCCTCCACGGCAAGCCCTTCCGGATCACCAAGCTCCGCACCATGCGCGTCGACGCCGAGGCGAGCGGCGCGCAGTGGGCGCAGGCGGACGATCCCCGCGTGACGCGCGTGGGCAAGCTGCTGCGGAAGACGCGCGTCGACGAGATCCCGCAGCTCGTCGCGGTCCTCAAGGGCGACATGTCGCTGGTGGGCCCGCGTCCCGAGCGCCCCTTCTTCGTGGAGCAGCTCAAAGCCGTGATCCCCTGGTACGCGGCCCGCGAGGCGGTTCCGCCAGGCGTCACCGGCTGGGCCCAGCTCCGCTACCCCTACGGCGCCAGCATCGAGGAGTCCAAGGCCAAGCTCGAATACGACCTCTACTACATCAAGAACGGCTCGGCCTTCCTCGACATCGCCATTCTCTTTCACACCGTGCGCCACGTCCTCACCGGACGTGGGGCACGCTAG
- a CDS encoding uridine diphosphate-N-acetylglucosamine-binding protein YvcK translates to MPASEVLVPDFGGKAEREREEQQRWPAPVGGPAPLRVVCIGGGTGLPAMLGGLSRLAHRSGTVGSVDVTAVVAVSDDGGSSGRLRREQGVLPPGDVRNCLVALADKRHRALARLFQYRFGAGRGLKGHALGNLLLTALASMEGDFLAAIRRAEHLLQCEGHVLPATLEPVQLLGVLSDGSEIRGERKFDQPRSTTITRVELLPRAPMATPGVLDAIRMADVVVLGPGSLYSSVIANLLVDGVAEALRETSALRVLVQNLMTQPGETDGLDAAGHVRAVQAHAGDVVDVLLVDPLEELQPTLRTGYAEKGSRPVHFERRAVAALGVLPLEADLLARGRRIRHDPEKAAAAILGLALQASEA, encoded by the coding sequence ATGCCTGCGAGCGAAGTCCTCGTCCCCGACTTCGGCGGAAAGGCCGAGCGCGAACGCGAGGAACAGCAGCGCTGGCCCGCGCCCGTCGGTGGCCCCGCGCCGCTGCGCGTGGTCTGCATCGGCGGCGGCACGGGACTGCCGGCCATGCTCGGCGGGCTCTCCCGCCTCGCCCACCGCAGCGGCACCGTCGGCAGCGTCGACGTCACCGCCGTGGTGGCGGTGAGCGACGACGGCGGTTCCTCCGGGCGGCTGCGCCGGGAGCAGGGCGTGCTCCCGCCGGGCGACGTCCGCAACTGCCTGGTCGCCCTCGCGGACAAGCGCCACCGCGCGCTGGCCAGGCTCTTCCAGTACCGCTTCGGCGCTGGACGCGGCCTCAAGGGCCACGCCCTGGGCAACCTGCTCCTCACCGCGCTGGCCTCGATGGAGGGCGATTTCCTCGCGGCGATCCGGCGGGCCGAGCACCTGCTCCAGTGCGAGGGGCACGTGCTCCCCGCGACCCTCGAGCCGGTGCAGCTCCTCGGCGTGCTCTCCGACGGGAGCGAGATCCGGGGCGAGCGCAAATTCGACCAGCCGCGGAGCACCACAATCACGCGGGTGGAGCTCCTGCCCCGGGCGCCGATGGCGACGCCCGGCGTGCTCGACGCGATCCGCATGGCCGACGTGGTGGTGCTCGGGCCCGGCAGCCTCTACTCGAGCGTCATCGCCAACCTCCTCGTGGACGGCGTGGCCGAAGCGCTCCGGGAGACTTCCGCGCTGCGAGTCCTCGTGCAGAACCTGATGACCCAGCCCGGCGAGACCGACGGGCTCGATGCTGCCGGCCACGTGCGCGCGGTGCAGGCGCATGCAGGCGACGTGGTCGACGTGCTCCTCGTCGATCCGCTCGAGGAGCTGCAGCCCACTTTGCGCACCGGCTACGCGGAGAAGGGCTCGCGGCCGGTCCATTTCGAACGACGTGCGGTGGCGGCACTCGGCGTGCTTCCACTCGAAGCAGATCTGCTCGCTCGGGGACGGCGCATCCGCCACGACCCCGAGAAGGCGGCGGCGGCAATTCTCGGGCTCGCGCTCCAGGCGAGCGAGGCCTGA
- the glmS gene encoding glutamine--fructose-6-phosphate transaminase (isomerizing), with amino-acid sequence MCGIVGYVGDRQAAPFLVEGLRRLEYRGYDSAGCAFETNGQIGIQKGLGKLSKMADQLIRAGGAARKGIGHTRWATHGKPSDVNAHPHADCSGKVVVVHNGIIENYRALREMMQAKGCTFRSETDTEVIAHLIEHELHKNGGELEKAVKEALRRLEGSFAIAAMAAHDSERMVAARRGSPLIVGIGEGERLVASDIPALLPFTRDQIIVGEGEVAVVTKNTVEITELLNGRRVMRRPEVIPFSPEQAEKSGYEHFMLKEIHEQPHAIADTIRGRLGATSAVQQELGIDAQAARELRRIDMVACGTSWHAALIGRRLLEEFAGIPATAEIASEYRYRPRPTEEGTLALAISQSGETADTLAAMRASKEAGARSAAICNVVGSSIAREADGVLYTRAGPEISVASTKAFTTQVTGLFLLALTLGRLRGRLDPSRAGAISEALQKAPEKIAGIVHRLKEPVQELATRYAEARDFLYLGRGYGYPLALEGALKLKEISYVHAEGYPSGEMKHGPIALISKGVPVVAIATRDRLRDKVLSNLEEVKAREGTVIAIGTEGDDELQALADHTLMLPPSEEAIAPLYASVPLQLFAYYVAVARGCDVDQPRNLAKSVTVE; translated from the coding sequence ATGTGTGGAATCGTTGGATACGTCGGTGACAGGCAGGCAGCTCCCTTTCTCGTCGAGGGCCTTCGGCGGCTCGAGTACCGGGGCTACGACAGCGCCGGCTGCGCCTTCGAGACGAACGGGCAGATCGGGATCCAGAAGGGGCTCGGCAAACTCTCCAAGATGGCCGACCAGCTGATCCGGGCGGGCGGCGCGGCGCGCAAGGGGATCGGCCACACCCGCTGGGCGACCCACGGAAAGCCCTCGGACGTGAACGCCCATCCCCACGCCGACTGCAGCGGCAAGGTGGTGGTGGTCCACAACGGCATCATCGAGAACTACCGCGCCCTGCGCGAGATGATGCAGGCGAAGGGCTGCACCTTCCGCAGCGAGACCGACACCGAGGTGATCGCGCACCTGATCGAGCACGAGCTCCACAAGAACGGTGGCGAGCTCGAGAAGGCAGTGAAGGAGGCGCTCCGGCGCCTGGAGGGATCCTTCGCGATCGCCGCGATGGCGGCCCACGACAGCGAGCGCATGGTGGCGGCGCGCCGCGGCTCGCCGCTCATCGTCGGCATCGGCGAAGGGGAGCGGCTCGTCGCCTCCGACATCCCGGCGCTCCTGCCCTTCACCCGCGATCAGATCATCGTCGGCGAGGGCGAGGTGGCGGTGGTCACGAAGAACACGGTGGAGATCACCGAGCTCCTGAACGGCAGGCGGGTGATGCGCCGGCCGGAGGTGATCCCCTTCAGCCCCGAGCAGGCGGAGAAGAGCGGCTACGAGCACTTCATGCTCAAGGAGATCCACGAGCAGCCCCACGCGATCGCGGACACGATCCGCGGCCGCCTCGGCGCCACCTCCGCGGTGCAGCAGGAACTCGGCATCGACGCGCAGGCGGCGCGGGAGCTGCGGCGCATCGACATGGTGGCCTGCGGCACCTCCTGGCACGCGGCGCTGATCGGCCGCCGCCTCCTCGAGGAGTTCGCCGGGATCCCCGCTACCGCGGAGATCGCCTCCGAGTACCGCTACCGGCCGCGGCCCACCGAGGAGGGCACGCTGGCCCTGGCGATCTCCCAGTCCGGCGAGACCGCCGACACGCTGGCGGCGATGCGCGCCTCGAAGGAGGCCGGCGCCAGGAGCGCGGCGATCTGCAACGTGGTCGGATCCTCGATCGCCCGCGAGGCGGACGGCGTGCTCTACACCCGCGCCGGTCCCGAGATCTCCGTGGCGTCGACCAAGGCCTTCACCACCCAGGTGACCGGTCTCTTCCTCCTCGCCCTCACCCTGGGGCGCCTCCGCGGGCGCCTCGATCCCTCCCGCGCCGGCGCGATCAGCGAGGCGCTGCAGAAGGCGCCGGAGAAGATCGCCGGCATCGTGCACCGCCTCAAGGAGCCGGTGCAGGAGCTCGCCACCCGCTACGCGGAGGCACGGGACTTCCTCTACCTGGGCCGCGGCTACGGCTACCCGCTCGCCCTCGAGGGCGCGCTCAAGCTCAAGGAGATCTCCTACGTCCACGCGGAGGGCTACCCCTCCGGCGAGATGAAGCACGGCCCCATCGCGCTCATCTCCAAGGGGGTGCCCGTGGTGGCGATCGCCACCCGCGACCGCCTGCGCGACAAGGTCCTCTCCAACCTGGAGGAGGTGAAGGCTCGCGAGGGCACCGTGATCGCCATCGGCACCGAGGGCGACGACGAGCTCCAGGCCCTGGCGGACCACACCCTGATGCTGCCGCCCTCCGAGGAGGCAATCGCGCCGCTCTACGCCTCGGTGCCGCTGCAGCTCTTCGCCTACTACGTGGCGGTCGCCCGCGGCTGCGACGTGGACCAGCCCCGCAACCTCGCCAAGAGCGTCACGGTGGAATGA
- a CDS encoding GumC family protein, whose amino-acid sequence MEHGNEKSLSLEELLSGVWRRRKIALLVTAAALVIGALYVAATPKKYGASTVVRIDMQRLPEQYVSSTVSESVMDRLATVRHELLSLPVLSKAIEEFDLYRSAREAGGMNAAVQAMRGNLEVKVEGENAFVITYQAKDPALAAQVANRLPDLYAAQALEERAAAAERAAAIFSAELEKIRPRVEEYESKLTAFKSEHGLNLPEVLESNIRQIDRLSGLTETTLMSLADAQRRRTALARLGAESNVEVGRLAAIRNDARRELSGLESMYTPDHPTVVAARRSWEQAQARYNAAAEAAANGDNEQKRVDTEIASLKETALSFQQRMDEYMKRIESTPAVGAQLAAINRDYDAVREKYQTLLSRKVEAELAMDFEARQKASLFNVVEPAFASAAPLEPNPVSAMGMSLLLGLGLGIAAAVYSASRDTSIRGAADARQRLGLPVLAMVPNLDRKIRKSS is encoded by the coding sequence ATGGAACACGGCAACGAGAAGTCCCTTTCGCTCGAAGAGCTCCTCTCGGGCGTGTGGCGGCGGAGGAAGATCGCGCTGCTCGTCACCGCCGCGGCGCTGGTCATCGGCGCCCTCTACGTGGCGGCAACGCCGAAGAAGTACGGCGCATCGACGGTGGTGCGCATCGACATGCAGCGGCTCCCCGAGCAGTACGTCTCGAGCACGGTGAGCGAGAGCGTGATGGATCGCCTGGCGACGGTTCGCCACGAGCTGCTCTCGCTCCCGGTCCTCTCCAAGGCGATCGAGGAGTTCGACCTCTACCGCTCGGCCCGCGAGGCCGGCGGCATGAACGCAGCGGTGCAGGCGATGCGCGGCAACCTGGAGGTGAAGGTCGAGGGTGAGAACGCCTTCGTGATCACCTACCAGGCGAAGGATCCCGCGCTGGCGGCGCAGGTCGCCAACCGGCTCCCGGATCTCTACGCCGCCCAGGCCCTAGAGGAACGCGCCGCGGCGGCGGAGCGCGCAGCGGCGATCTTCTCCGCCGAGCTGGAGAAGATCCGGCCCCGGGTGGAGGAGTACGAGTCGAAGCTCACCGCCTTCAAGAGCGAGCACGGGCTCAACCTGCCCGAGGTCCTCGAGTCGAACATCCGCCAGATCGATCGCCTGAGCGGTCTCACCGAGACCACGCTCATGTCGCTGGCGGACGCGCAGCGGCGCCGCACCGCTCTCGCCCGCCTCGGCGCCGAGAGCAACGTCGAGGTCGGTCGCCTGGCGGCGATCCGCAACGACGCGCGCCGTGAGCTCAGCGGCCTCGAGTCGATGTACACGCCGGACCACCCCACCGTCGTCGCCGCCCGGCGCTCCTGGGAGCAGGCACAGGCCCGCTACAACGCCGCGGCGGAAGCTGCAGCCAACGGTGACAACGAACAGAAGCGCGTCGACACCGAGATCGCCTCGCTCAAGGAGACGGCGCTCTCCTTCCAGCAGCGCATGGACGAGTACATGAAGCGGATCGAGTCGACCCCTGCGGTCGGCGCACAGCTGGCCGCCATCAACCGCGACTACGACGCGGTCCGGGAGAAGTACCAGACGCTCCTCTCCCGCAAGGTGGAGGCGGAGCTCGCCATGGACTTCGAAGCCCGGCAGAAGGCCTCGCTCTTCAACGTGGTGGAGCCTGCGTTCGCCTCGGCAGCGCCGCTCGAGCCCAACCCGGTCTCGGCGATGGGGATGTCGCTGCTGCTCGGCCTCGGCCTCGGCATCGCCGCTGCGGTCTACAGCGCCTCGCGGGACACCTCGATCCGCGGCGCAGCAGACGCCCGCCAGCGCCTGGGCCTCCCGGTCCTCGCGATGGTTCCGAACCTCGACAGGAAGATCCGCAAGAGCTCTTGA